A region from the Prevotella melaninogenica genome encodes:
- the carA gene encoding glutamine-hydrolyzing carbamoyl-phosphate synthase small subunit: MRNVTLVLSDGTKFHGKSFGYDAPVAGEVVFNTAMMGYPESLTDPSYAGQLLTMTFPLVGNYGVPPFTIEESGIPTFMESDKIYVSALIVSDYTEEHSHWNAVESLADWLKREHVPGITGIDTRELTKVLREHGVMMGKILFDDEPNNIPEANYEGVNFVDRVSTKEIIRYNEGAGKKVVLVDCGVKANIIRSLITRGVEVIRVPWNYDYTGMDYDGLFLGNGPGDPDMCNDAVEVIRKQMSMSKKPICGICMGNQLLSKAAGAKIYKLKYGHRGHNQPVRMVGTDKCYITSQNHGYAVDASTLDKDWQELFVNMNDGSNEGIRHKENPWFTSQFHPEACSGPVDTYFMFDKFVETLK; encoded by the coding sequence ATGAGGAACGTAACTTTAGTCTTAAGTGACGGAACAAAATTCCATGGAAAGTCGTTTGGATACGATGCCCCAGTAGCTGGTGAGGTGGTTTTCAACACTGCGATGATGGGCTATCCAGAGAGCTTGACTGACCCTTCATATGCGGGTCAGCTACTAACAATGACCTTCCCATTGGTAGGTAACTATGGTGTACCACCTTTTACTATTGAGGAAAGTGGTATTCCAACCTTCATGGAGAGTGATAAAATCTATGTCTCAGCCTTGATAGTGTCTGACTATACAGAGGAGCATTCACACTGGAATGCTGTGGAGAGTCTGGCTGACTGGCTGAAGCGTGAACATGTACCAGGTATTACTGGTATTGATACACGTGAGCTGACTAAGGTTCTACGTGAGCACGGTGTGATGATGGGTAAGATTCTCTTTGATGATGAACCTAATAATATCCCAGAGGCTAATTACGAGGGAGTAAACTTTGTTGATCGCGTTTCAACAAAAGAGATTATCCGCTACAACGAGGGCGCTGGTAAGAAGGTTGTCCTTGTTGACTGCGGTGTGAAAGCCAATATTATCCGTTCATTGATTACCAGAGGGGTTGAGGTTATCCGTGTACCTTGGAACTATGATTACACTGGTATGGATTATGATGGCCTTTTCCTCGGTAATGGTCCTGGTGACCCTGATATGTGTAATGATGCTGTTGAGGTTATTCGTAAGCAGATGAGTATGAGTAAGAAACCTATCTGTGGAATCTGTATGGGTAATCAGTTGCTTTCAAAGGCTGCAGGAGCAAAGATTTATAAGTTGAAATACGGTCATCGTGGACATAATCAACCTGTTCGCATGGTAGGTACTGATAAGTGTTATATCACCTCGCAGAATCACGGTTATGCGGTTGATGCTTCAACATTAGACAAGGATTGGCAGGAACTCTTTGTTAACATGAATGACGGTAGTAATGAGGGTATTCGTCATAAGGAGAACCCTTGGTTTACCTCACAGTTCCACCCAGAGGCTTGCTCTGGTCCGGTTGATACTTACTTTATGTTTGATAAATTTGTAGAAACACTGAAATAA
- the carB gene encoding carbamoyl-phosphate synthase (glutamine-hydrolyzing) large subunit, giving the protein MKDESIKKVLILGSGALKIGEAGEFDYSGSQALKALREEGVSTVLINPNIATVQTSEGVADQIYFLPVQPYFVERVIEKERPDGILLSFGGQTALNCGVELDKTGVLKKYNVKVLGTPVKAIMDTEDRELFVERLDEIDVKTIKSEACEDIQQARVAAKNLGYPVIVRAAYALGGLGSGFADNEEELNTLCEKAFSFSPQVLVEKSLKGWKEIEYEVVRDRYDNCITVCNMENFDPLGIHTGESIVIAPSQTLSNSEYHKLRALSIKIVRHIGIVGECNVQYAFDPESEDYRVIEVNARLSRSSALASKATGYPLAFVAAKLGMGYGLFELKNSVTKTTSAFFEPALDYVVCKIPRWDLSKFRGVDRELGSSMKSVGEVMAIGRNFEEAIQKGLRMIGQGMHGFVENKELQIDDLDAALREPTDKRVFLISKAMHKGYTVDQIHELTKIDRWFLNKLKHIIDIDEELKTKNINTLDKELLRTAKVYGFTDFQIARAVGLEEECKKMHEAMRIVRRLRKSFGILPVVKQIDTLAAEYPAQTNYLYVTYAGVASDITFSNDRNSVIVLGSGAYRIGSSVEFDWCGVQALNTIRRQGYRSIMINYNPETVSTDYDMCDRLYFDELTFERVMDIIDAENPHGVIVSTGGQIPNNLAMYLDEENVPILGTSAKDIDNAEDRAKFSSMLTENGINQPEWSALTSMDDIDKFVDRVGFPVLVRPSYVLSGAAMNICSNRDELTRFLQLAANVSEDHPVVVSKFIEHAKEIEMDAVAQDGEILAYAISEHIEFAGVHSGDATIQFPPQKLYVETMRRIKRISRQIAKKLHINGPFNIQFMARDNDILVIECNLRASRSFPFVSKVLKLNFIDLATKIMLGAPVEKPNKNLFDLDYVGIKASQFSFNRLQKADPVLGVDMSSTGEVGCLGDDTSTALLKSMLSVGLRIPKKTVLLSTGGAKQKAEMLDAAKMLKQHGYELYATAGTSKYLTENGVDNTCVYMPSDEGKHPQALDLLHEKKIDMVVNMPKDLTPRELTNGYKIRRAAIDLNVPLITNSRLASAFISAFCNVNMDDIDIKAWGEY; this is encoded by the coding sequence ATGAAAGACGAGTCAATAAAGAAAGTCCTGATTCTTGGTTCAGGCGCATTGAAGATTGGTGAAGCAGGAGAGTTTGATTACTCTGGTTCACAGGCGTTGAAGGCATTACGCGAGGAGGGTGTTTCTACTGTTTTGATTAACCCAAACATCGCAACAGTACAGACATCTGAGGGGGTAGCAGACCAGATTTATTTCCTTCCAGTTCAACCTTACTTTGTTGAGCGTGTTATAGAGAAGGAACGTCCTGATGGAATCCTCCTGTCTTTTGGTGGTCAGACAGCACTAAACTGTGGTGTTGAGTTGGATAAGACAGGTGTTCTGAAGAAGTATAATGTAAAGGTTTTAGGTACCCCTGTTAAGGCAATTATGGATACTGAAGACCGTGAACTCTTCGTTGAACGACTCGATGAGATTGATGTAAAGACAATCAAGAGTGAGGCATGTGAGGATATTCAGCAGGCACGTGTGGCTGCAAAGAACCTCGGTTATCCTGTTATTGTTCGTGCTGCATACGCATTAGGTGGTCTTGGTAGTGGATTTGCCGATAATGAGGAAGAATTGAATACACTCTGTGAGAAGGCCTTTTCTTTCTCTCCTCAGGTGTTGGTTGAGAAGAGTTTGAAGGGTTGGAAAGAGATAGAGTACGAGGTTGTTCGTGACCGTTACGACAACTGTATCACAGTTTGTAACATGGAGAACTTCGACCCACTGGGTATTCACACAGGTGAGTCTATCGTTATTGCACCATCTCAGACCCTTTCTAACAGCGAGTATCATAAGCTTCGTGCACTGTCTATAAAGATAGTACGTCATATTGGTATTGTTGGTGAATGTAATGTTCAGTATGCTTTTGACCCAGAGAGTGAAGACTATCGAGTTATTGAGGTAAATGCTCGTTTGTCACGTTCTTCAGCTCTTGCCAGCAAGGCAACTGGTTATCCTCTTGCTTTCGTTGCTGCTAAGTTGGGTATGGGCTACGGACTCTTTGAGTTGAAGAACTCTGTTACAAAGACTACATCAGCTTTCTTTGAACCAGCACTTGACTATGTAGTCTGCAAGATTCCACGTTGGGACCTTAGTAAGTTCCGTGGTGTGGATAGGGAGTTAGGCTCAAGTATGAAGTCTGTCGGTGAGGTAATGGCTATTGGTCGTAACTTTGAGGAAGCCATTCAGAAGGGACTTCGTATGATAGGACAGGGCATGCATGGCTTTGTTGAGAACAAAGAATTGCAGATTGACGACCTCGATGCTGCTTTGCGTGAACCTACCGACAAGCGTGTGTTCCTTATTTCTAAGGCGATGCACAAGGGCTATACGGTTGACCAAATTCACGAACTAACCAAGATAGACCGTTGGTTCCTTAATAAACTCAAGCATATCATAGATATTGATGAGGAACTGAAGACTAAGAATATCAACACACTTGATAAGGAACTTCTGCGTACAGCAAAGGTTTATGGCTTTACAGACTTCCAAATCGCACGTGCTGTTGGTTTGGAAGAAGAGTGCAAGAAGATGCACGAAGCTATGAGAATCGTTCGTCGTTTACGTAAGAGCTTTGGTATTCTTCCTGTTGTTAAGCAGATTGATACGTTGGCTGCGGAATATCCAGCACAGACCAATTACCTGTACGTTACATACGCAGGTGTGGCTTCTGACATTACATTCTCTAATGATCGTAACTCAGTTATCGTACTTGGTTCAGGTGCTTACCGCATTGGTAGTTCTGTAGAGTTCGACTGGTGTGGTGTTCAGGCATTGAATACCATCCGTCGTCAGGGCTATCGTTCTATCATGATTAACTATAACCCAGAGACTGTTTCAACAGATTACGATATGTGTGACCGTCTCTACTTCGATGAGTTAACATTCGAACGTGTTATGGATATCATTGATGCAGAGAACCCACATGGCGTGATTGTGTCTACTGGTGGTCAGATTCCAAATAACCTTGCTATGTATCTTGATGAGGAGAATGTGCCAATTCTCGGTACTTCTGCAAAGGATATTGATAACGCTGAGGACCGTGCTAAGTTCTCGTCTATGCTCACAGAGAATGGTATCAACCAGCCTGAGTGGAGTGCATTGACAAGTATGGACGATATTGATAAGTTCGTTGACCGTGTTGGTTTCCCAGTACTTGTACGTCCATCTTACGTACTTTCTGGTGCAGCAATGAATATCTGTTCTAATAGAGATGAGCTCACTCGCTTCCTTCAGTTGGCTGCCAACGTCAGCGAAGACCACCCTGTTGTGGTAAGTAAGTTCATTGAACATGCAAAGGAGATTGAGATGGATGCCGTTGCACAGGATGGTGAGATATTGGCATACGCTATCTCTGAGCATATTGAGTTTGCTGGTGTTCACTCTGGTGATGCTACAATTCAGTTCCCACCTCAGAAACTTTATGTTGAAACTATGCGCCGTATTAAGCGTATCAGTCGTCAGATTGCGAAGAAGTTGCACATCAACGGACCATTCAACATCCAGTTTATGGCACGTGATAACGATATCCTCGTTATTGAGTGTAATCTCCGTGCGAGCCGTTCATTCCCATTCGTTAGTAAGGTGTTGAAGCTCAACTTCATCGACTTGGCTACTAAGATTATGCTCGGTGCGCCTGTTGAGAAGCCTAATAAGAACCTCTTCGACCTTGATTACGTAGGTATTAAAGCATCTCAGTTCTCTTTCAACCGCTTACAGAAGGCCGACCCAGTATTGGGTGTTGATATGAGTTCTACAGGTGAGGTTGGTTGTTTAGGTGATGATACCTCTACAGCTTTGTTAAAGTCTATGCTGTCTGTAGGTCTTAGAATACCAAAGAAGACAGTCTTGTTGTCAACAGGTGGAGCAAAGCAGAAGGCTGAAATGCTTGATGCTGCAAAGATGTTGAAGCAGCATGGTTATGAACTTTATGCAACAGCAGGTACGTCTAAGTATCTCACGGAGAATGGTGTTGATAATACTTGTGTCTATATGCCTTCAGATGAAGGAAAGCATCCACAAGCACTCGACCTTCTACATGAGAAGAAGATAGACATGGTCGTGAATATGCCAAAGGACCTTACTCCACGCGAGTTGACTAATGGTTATAAGATTCGACGTGCAGCTATCGACCTCAATGTTCCATTGATTACGAATAGCCGTTTGGCAAGTGCGTTTATCTCAGCTTTTTGCAATGTCAATATGGATGATATTGATATTAAGGCATGGGGAGAATATTAA
- a CDS encoding glutamine amidotransferase: MEKNIHEDCGVAMIRLLKPLEYYQEKYGTWMYALNKLYLMMEKQHNRGQEGAGMASVKLDSEPGNEYMFRERAEGKNAVAEIFANVHERYKDFSQEQLSDVSFAKTNLPFAGDLYMGHLRYSTTGKSGLSYVHPFLRRNNWKAKNLCMCGNFNMTNIGDVFEILTEQGQCPRIYSDTNILLELMGHRLDREVERNFVDAQKLGLEKRAITHYIEENVQMSNVLKTTMQHFDGGYVICGLTGSGEMFSIRDPWSIRPAFYYKNDEIVVLASERPVLQTTFDLECDDIQELKPGQALIVNKRGECSLQQILDPKSNSACSFERIYFSRGSDRDIYKERETLGRQLTEPVLKAVDYDTEHTVLSYIPNTAEVAFYGLVHGFKEQIDKKKIEQIASLGSNASPEEVYRIIHQDVRSEKVAWKDIKLRTFITEGNSRNDLASHVYDVTYECIKPYEDNLVIIDDSIVRGTTLKESILRILDRLHPKKIVVVSSAPQIRFPDYYGIDMSHPEEFCVFRAVIELIRERGLEDLLREVYENCKKELAKPKGEPIFNAVRAVYKPFTVEEINSKIVEMLRPEGMTTPVELVFQSVEGLHNAIPNHPGDWYFTGNYPTPGGMRLVNEAFVSYYEREHLNTVKA; this comes from the coding sequence ATGGAAAAGAACATTCATGAAGACTGCGGTGTGGCAATGATTCGATTGCTGAAACCGCTTGAGTATTATCAGGAGAAGTATGGCACCTGGATGTATGCACTTAATAAACTCTATCTGATGATGGAGAAACAGCATAACCGCGGTCAAGAGGGAGCTGGTATGGCTTCTGTTAAGTTAGACTCTGAGCCAGGTAATGAATATATGTTCCGTGAGCGTGCAGAGGGTAAGAATGCTGTCGCTGAGATTTTTGCCAATGTTCATGAGCGTTATAAGGATTTCTCGCAGGAGCAGTTGTCTGACGTTTCTTTTGCTAAAACAAATCTTCCCTTTGCGGGAGACCTTTATATGGGCCACCTTCGGTACTCAACTACCGGCAAGAGTGGCCTTTCTTATGTTCATCCTTTCTTACGTCGTAATAACTGGAAAGCAAAGAATCTCTGTATGTGTGGTAACTTTAATATGACTAATATTGGAGATGTCTTTGAGATTCTGACCGAACAGGGACAGTGTCCACGTATCTATAGTGATACGAATATTCTTTTGGAATTGATGGGACACAGACTTGATCGTGAGGTTGAACGTAACTTCGTGGATGCACAGAAGTTAGGTTTAGAAAAACGTGCTATCACACATTATATTGAAGAGAATGTGCAGATGAGCAATGTTCTCAAGACAACAATGCAGCACTTTGATGGTGGATATGTTATCTGTGGACTGACTGGTTCTGGAGAGATGTTCTCTATCCGTGACCCATGGTCAATTCGTCCAGCTTTCTATTATAAGAATGACGAGATTGTAGTCTTGGCAAGTGAGCGTCCAGTTTTGCAGACTACATTCGACCTTGAGTGTGATGATATCCAGGAATTGAAACCTGGTCAGGCATTGATCGTTAATAAGCGTGGTGAATGTTCATTGCAGCAGATTCTTGACCCTAAGAGTAACTCAGCTTGTTCTTTTGAGCGAATTTATTTCTCACGTGGTTCAGACCGTGATATCTATAAGGAGCGTGAAACATTAGGACGACAGTTAACAGAGCCTGTTCTAAAGGCTGTTGACTATGATACAGAGCATACGGTGCTCTCGTATATTCCTAATACAGCAGAAGTAGCATTCTATGGTCTTGTTCATGGTTTTAAGGAGCAGATTGATAAGAAGAAGATAGAGCAAATAGCATCTTTAGGCTCTAATGCTTCACCAGAAGAAGTCTATCGGATTATTCATCAGGATGTACGATCAGAGAAAGTAGCATGGAAAGATATTAAGTTGCGTACCTTTATTACGGAAGGCAATTCGCGTAACGACCTTGCCTCTCACGTCTATGACGTTACTTACGAGTGTATTAAACCCTACGAGGATAACCTTGTTATTATTGACGACTCTATCGTACGTGGTACAACATTGAAGGAGAGTATTCTCCGTATCCTTGACCGTTTGCATCCAAAGAAGATTGTGGTTGTGTCCAGTGCGCCACAGATTCGCTTCCCTGATTACTACGGAATTGATATGTCGCATCCAGAAGAGTTCTGTGTTTTTCGTGCAGTAATCGAGTTGATTCGTGAACGTGGTCTGGAAGATCTACTTCGTGAAGTTTACGAGAATTGTAAGAAAGAGTTAGCAAAGCCTAAGGGAGAGCCAATCTTCAATGCTGTTCGTGCCGTTTATAAGCCTTTCACAGTAGAGGAAATTAATAGCAAAATCGTTGAAATGTTGCGACCAGAAGGTATGACAACACCTGTAGAACTCGTGTTCCAGAGTGTGGAGGGATTACATAATGCAATACCTAATCACCCAGGTGATTGGTATTTTACTGGAAACTATCCAACTCCAGGTGGTATGCGATTGGTCAATGAGGCCTTCGTAAGCTATTATGAGCGTGAACATCTAAATACAGTAAAAGCGTAA